The following are encoded together in the Buteo buteo chromosome 24, bButBut1.hap1.1, whole genome shotgun sequence genome:
- the SIMC1 gene encoding SUMO-interacting motif-containing protein 1 isoform X5: MSGPSPAAPWHGAPAEPSATTDTAESAENCSCFSPASSCHSSSCSPEQNCSTTTFNSDLGSLASMQLDSDLLSLSPSSLDSSSSWRASGPEEETPHLCQQRELPPRQSSAPAIPTTPGKARGPLLEAGNVPPHKAVQQVNPTRTKADSKAWLNKLHYFRRSGVQHLFLQGVAPNRETQQQKPELIPSGKLSMVRTTMEENFQEGTLHFLSEFVSRQHYPPKEIISYLIRQILLNPQQGEILKDTYMLLMKIQMLHPANTATVGWDWTLLKYIMEDQEKPPGRLLFLQYVVQTLEDDFQQNLRLRLLQKSIAKKVLSCDTCFNNVKEVVEWLVAAVTGVGFSQPQEQPQETTSSSAEARAEHSSSTLQLASTDQAEVAPPAVFAQKVVLLLQRMLSIAVEVDKSPNCSSCKIADVIFPFILNIPLRSQREAFLNTMESQLLRCKLLELLFQHSCDMPTTLPLSLAKILYFLNHSSVLLQYQDETPTWQRWDEMLQYLSLLLMSYQNVILDHLRSSVIDRMDLIIQKAKPKLQDSDDISHVDIQIKVEDFISRMQQVLGQPFPLQITEKLSIFQELFLIVTAT, encoded by the exons ATGTCAGGACCAAGCCCTGCAGCGCCCTGGCACGGTGCTCCTGCAGAGCCTAGTGccaccacagacacagcagAAAGTGCAGAGaactgcagctgcttctctcctgcctccagctgccacagctcctcctgcagcccagagcaGAACTGCAGCACTACCACTTTTAACAGTGACTTGGGCTCCCTGGCCAGCATGCAGCTGGACTCAGACCTGCTGTCTCTGTCCCCTTCCAGCctggacagcagcagcagctggagagccaGTGGCCCAGAGGAAGAGACTCCCCACCTCTGCCAGCAAAGGGAGCTCCCCCCGAGGCAGAGCTCCGCCCCAGCCATCCCCACAACCCCAGGGAAGGCCCGAGGGCCTTTGCTGGAAGCAGGTAACGTACCACCACACAAAGCAGTCCAGCAAGTGAACCCAACCAGGACCAAGGCTGACAGCAAGGCCTGGCTGAACAAACTGCACTATTTCAGGAGAAGCGGAGTTCAGCACCTCTTCCTCCAAGGCGTAGCACCCAACAGGGAAACACAGCAG CAGAAACCTGAGCTTATTCCCAGTGGGAAGCTGAGCATGGTGCGCACCACCATGGAGGAGAACTTCCAAGAAGGCACCTTGCATTTCCTGAGCGAGTTCGTCTCCCGACAGCACTATCCCCCCAAAGAAATCATCTCCTACCTGATCAGACAGATCCTGTTGAATCCCCAGCAAGGGGAGATCCTGAAGGACACCTACATGCTGCTGATGAAGATCCAAAT GCTCCATCCAGCCAACACcgccacagtgggatgggacTGGACGCTGCTGAAATACATCATGGAGGACCAG GAGAAGCCCCCTGGCCGGCTCCTCTTCCTGCAGTACGTGGTGCAGACCCTGGAGGATGACTTCCAGCAGAACCTGAGGTTGCGCCTGCTGCAGAAGTCGATTGCCAAGAAAGTGCTTTCGTGTGACACATGCTTCAACAATGTCAA GGAAGTGGTCGAATGGTTGGTCGCAGCAGTTACAGGAGTTGGGttctcccagccccaggagcagcCGCAAGAAACTACATCCTCTTCAGCAGAAGCAAGGGCTGAACACAGTTCATCTACACTACAGCTGGCCAGCACTGACCAGGCAGAGGTGGCTCCACCAGCTGTCTTTGCCCAGAA GGTGGTGCTCCTGCTCCAGCGGATGTTGTCCATCGCAGTGGAAGTGGACAAATCTCCCAACTGCAGCTCCTGTAAGATCGCAGATGTGATATTCCCATTTATACTGAATATTCCCCTGAGGAGCCAAAG GGAAGCTTTCTTAAACACCATGGAGAGCCAGCTCCTGCGCTGCAAACTGCTAGAGCTGTTGTTCCAACACAGTTGCGACATGCCCACAACCTTGCCCTTGTCTCTGGCCAAGATCCTGTATTTCCTGAATCactcctctgtgctgctgcaataCCAG GATGAAACACCAACATGGCAAAGATGGGATGAGATGCTGCAGTACTTGAGTTTGCTGCTGATGAGTTACCAAAATGTAATACTGG ACCACTTGCGGAGCTCAGTCATCGACCGGATGGACTTGATCATTCAGAAAGCCAAGCCCAAGCTCCAGGACAGTGACGACATCAGCCATGTGGACATTCAAATTAAGGTAGAGGACTTCATCAGCCGAATGCAGCAGGTCCTGGGGCAGCCTTTTCCCCTGCAGATCACGGAGAAATTGTCCATATTTCAGGAGTTGTTCCTCATTGTCACTGCTACCTGA
- the SIMC1 gene encoding SUMO-interacting motif-containing protein 1 isoform X4 — translation MADSVLLISNSDSEGSRSPPPPPLRRRCRRPPPRRRALPPPAEIIDLTCEDTSTDPAPWSSFAIIDLTEDTCSPPHTTSWADQDPGQVPAAPAAHTSHPQLCSTTKQETESMSGPSPAAPWHGAPAEPSATTDTAESAENCSCFSPASSCHSSSCSPEQNCSTTTFNSDLGSLASMQLDSDLLSLSPSSLDSSSSWRASGPEEETPHLCQQRELPPRQSSAPAIPTTPGKARGPLLEAGNVPPHKAVQQVNPTRTKADSKAWLNKLHYFRRSGVQHLFLQGVAPNRETQQQKPELIPSGKLSMVRTTMEENFQEGTLHFLSEFVSRQHYPPKEIISYLIRQILLNPQQGEILKDTYMLLMKIQMEVVEWLVAAVTGVGFSQPQEQPQETTSSSAEARAEHSSSTLQLASTDQAEVAPPAVFAQKVVLLLQRMLSIAVEVDKSPNCSSCKIADVIFPFILNIPLRSQREAFLNTMESQLLRCKLLELLFQHSCDMPTTLPLSLAKILYFLNHSSVLLQYQDETPTWQRWDEMLQYLSLLLMSYQNVILDHLRSSVIDRMDLIIQKAKPKLQDSDDISHVDIQIKVEDFISRMQQVLGQPFPLQITEKLSIFQELFLIVTAT, via the exons ATGGCCGACAGCGTCCTCCTCATAAGCAACTCGGATTCTGAGGGCAGccgctcgccgccgccgccgcctctccGCCGTCGCTgtcgccgcccgccgccgcggcggcgcgCGCTGCCCCCCCCTGCG GAGATCATCGATCTGACCTGCGAGGACACGAGCACAGACCCAGCACCGTGGAGCAGCTTTGCCATCATTGACCTGACAGAGGACACATGCAGCCCTCCCCACACCACCAGCTGGGCTGACCAGGACCCCGGGCAGGTgcctgctgccccagcagcacacacatcccatccccagctctgctccaccaCAAAGCAAGAAACGGAGTCAATGTCAGGACCAAGCCCTGCAGCGCCCTGGCACGGTGCTCCTGCAGAGCCTAGTGccaccacagacacagcagAAAGTGCAGAGaactgcagctgcttctctcctgcctccagctgccacagctcctcctgcagcccagagcaGAACTGCAGCACTACCACTTTTAACAGTGACTTGGGCTCCCTGGCCAGCATGCAGCTGGACTCAGACCTGCTGTCTCTGTCCCCTTCCAGCctggacagcagcagcagctggagagccaGTGGCCCAGAGGAAGAGACTCCCCACCTCTGCCAGCAAAGGGAGCTCCCCCCGAGGCAGAGCTCCGCCCCAGCCATCCCCACAACCCCAGGGAAGGCCCGAGGGCCTTTGCTGGAAGCAGGTAACGTACCACCACACAAAGCAGTCCAGCAAGTGAACCCAACCAGGACCAAGGCTGACAGCAAGGCCTGGCTGAACAAACTGCACTATTTCAGGAGAAGCGGAGTTCAGCACCTCTTCCTCCAAGGCGTAGCACCCAACAGGGAAACACAGCAG CAGAAACCTGAGCTTATTCCCAGTGGGAAGCTGAGCATGGTGCGCACCACCATGGAGGAGAACTTCCAAGAAGGCACCTTGCATTTCCTGAGCGAGTTCGTCTCCCGACAGCACTATCCCCCCAAAGAAATCATCTCCTACCTGATCAGACAGATCCTGTTGAATCCCCAGCAAGGGGAGATCCTGAAGGACACCTACATGCTGCTGATGAAGATCCAAAT GGAAGTGGTCGAATGGTTGGTCGCAGCAGTTACAGGAGTTGGGttctcccagccccaggagcagcCGCAAGAAACTACATCCTCTTCAGCAGAAGCAAGGGCTGAACACAGTTCATCTACACTACAGCTGGCCAGCACTGACCAGGCAGAGGTGGCTCCACCAGCTGTCTTTGCCCAGAA GGTGGTGCTCCTGCTCCAGCGGATGTTGTCCATCGCAGTGGAAGTGGACAAATCTCCCAACTGCAGCTCCTGTAAGATCGCAGATGTGATATTCCCATTTATACTGAATATTCCCCTGAGGAGCCAAAG GGAAGCTTTCTTAAACACCATGGAGAGCCAGCTCCTGCGCTGCAAACTGCTAGAGCTGTTGTTCCAACACAGTTGCGACATGCCCACAACCTTGCCCTTGTCTCTGGCCAAGATCCTGTATTTCCTGAATCactcctctgtgctgctgcaataCCAG GATGAAACACCAACATGGCAAAGATGGGATGAGATGCTGCAGTACTTGAGTTTGCTGCTGATGAGTTACCAAAATGTAATACTGG ACCACTTGCGGAGCTCAGTCATCGACCGGATGGACTTGATCATTCAGAAAGCCAAGCCCAAGCTCCAGGACAGTGACGACATCAGCCATGTGGACATTCAAATTAAGGTAGAGGACTTCATCAGCCGAATGCAGCAGGTCCTGGGGCAGCCTTTTCCCCTGCAGATCACGGAGAAATTGTCCATATTTCAGGAGTTGTTCCTCATTGTCACTGCTACCTGA
- the SIMC1 gene encoding SUMO-interacting motif-containing protein 1 isoform X1, whose product MADSVLLISNSDSEGSRSPPPPPLRRRCRRPPPRRRALPPPAEIIDLTCEDTSTDPAPWSSFAIIDLTEDTCSPPHTTSWADQDPGQVPAAPAAHTSHPQLCSTTKQETESMSGPSPAAPWHGAPAEPSATTDTAESAENCSCFSPASSCHSSSCSPEQNCSTTTFNSDLGSLASMQLDSDLLSLSPSSLDSSSSWRASGPEEETPHLCQQRELPPRQSSAPAIPTTPGKARGPLLEAGNVPPHKAVQQVNPTRTKADSKAWLNKLHYFRRSGVQHLFLQGVAPNRETQQQKPELIPSGKLSMVRTTMEENFQEGTLHFLSEFVSRQHYPPKEIISYLIRQILLNPQQGEILKDTYMLLMKIQMLHPANTATVGWDWTLLKYIMEDQEKPPGRLLFLQYVVQTLEDDFQQNLRLRLLQKSIAKKVLSCDTCFNNVKEVVEWLVAAVTGVGFSQPQEQPQETTSSSAEARAEHSSSTLQLASTDQAEVAPPAVFAQKVVLLLQRMLSIAVEVDKSPNCSSCKIADVIFPFILNIPLRSQREAFLNTMESQLLRCKLLELLFQHSCDMPTTLPLSLAKILYFLNHSSVLLQYQDETPTWQRWDEMLQYLSLLLMSYQNVILDHLRSSVIDRMDLIIQKAKPKLQDSDDISHVDIQIKVEDFISRMQQVLGQPFPLQITEKLSIFQELFLIVTAT is encoded by the exons ATGGCCGACAGCGTCCTCCTCATAAGCAACTCGGATTCTGAGGGCAGccgctcgccgccgccgccgcctctccGCCGTCGCTgtcgccgcccgccgccgcggcggcgcgCGCTGCCCCCCCCTGCG GAGATCATCGATCTGACCTGCGAGGACACGAGCACAGACCCAGCACCGTGGAGCAGCTTTGCCATCATTGACCTGACAGAGGACACATGCAGCCCTCCCCACACCACCAGCTGGGCTGACCAGGACCCCGGGCAGGTgcctgctgccccagcagcacacacatcccatccccagctctgctccaccaCAAAGCAAGAAACGGAGTCAATGTCAGGACCAAGCCCTGCAGCGCCCTGGCACGGTGCTCCTGCAGAGCCTAGTGccaccacagacacagcagAAAGTGCAGAGaactgcagctgcttctctcctgcctccagctgccacagctcctcctgcagcccagagcaGAACTGCAGCACTACCACTTTTAACAGTGACTTGGGCTCCCTGGCCAGCATGCAGCTGGACTCAGACCTGCTGTCTCTGTCCCCTTCCAGCctggacagcagcagcagctggagagccaGTGGCCCAGAGGAAGAGACTCCCCACCTCTGCCAGCAAAGGGAGCTCCCCCCGAGGCAGAGCTCCGCCCCAGCCATCCCCACAACCCCAGGGAAGGCCCGAGGGCCTTTGCTGGAAGCAGGTAACGTACCACCACACAAAGCAGTCCAGCAAGTGAACCCAACCAGGACCAAGGCTGACAGCAAGGCCTGGCTGAACAAACTGCACTATTTCAGGAGAAGCGGAGTTCAGCACCTCTTCCTCCAAGGCGTAGCACCCAACAGGGAAACACAGCAG CAGAAACCTGAGCTTATTCCCAGTGGGAAGCTGAGCATGGTGCGCACCACCATGGAGGAGAACTTCCAAGAAGGCACCTTGCATTTCCTGAGCGAGTTCGTCTCCCGACAGCACTATCCCCCCAAAGAAATCATCTCCTACCTGATCAGACAGATCCTGTTGAATCCCCAGCAAGGGGAGATCCTGAAGGACACCTACATGCTGCTGATGAAGATCCAAAT GCTCCATCCAGCCAACACcgccacagtgggatgggacTGGACGCTGCTGAAATACATCATGGAGGACCAG GAGAAGCCCCCTGGCCGGCTCCTCTTCCTGCAGTACGTGGTGCAGACCCTGGAGGATGACTTCCAGCAGAACCTGAGGTTGCGCCTGCTGCAGAAGTCGATTGCCAAGAAAGTGCTTTCGTGTGACACATGCTTCAACAATGTCAA GGAAGTGGTCGAATGGTTGGTCGCAGCAGTTACAGGAGTTGGGttctcccagccccaggagcagcCGCAAGAAACTACATCCTCTTCAGCAGAAGCAAGGGCTGAACACAGTTCATCTACACTACAGCTGGCCAGCACTGACCAGGCAGAGGTGGCTCCACCAGCTGTCTTTGCCCAGAA GGTGGTGCTCCTGCTCCAGCGGATGTTGTCCATCGCAGTGGAAGTGGACAAATCTCCCAACTGCAGCTCCTGTAAGATCGCAGATGTGATATTCCCATTTATACTGAATATTCCCCTGAGGAGCCAAAG GGAAGCTTTCTTAAACACCATGGAGAGCCAGCTCCTGCGCTGCAAACTGCTAGAGCTGTTGTTCCAACACAGTTGCGACATGCCCACAACCTTGCCCTTGTCTCTGGCCAAGATCCTGTATTTCCTGAATCactcctctgtgctgctgcaataCCAG GATGAAACACCAACATGGCAAAGATGGGATGAGATGCTGCAGTACTTGAGTTTGCTGCTGATGAGTTACCAAAATGTAATACTGG ACCACTTGCGGAGCTCAGTCATCGACCGGATGGACTTGATCATTCAGAAAGCCAAGCCCAAGCTCCAGGACAGTGACGACATCAGCCATGTGGACATTCAAATTAAGGTAGAGGACTTCATCAGCCGAATGCAGCAGGTCCTGGGGCAGCCTTTTCCCCTGCAGATCACGGAGAAATTGTCCATATTTCAGGAGTTGTTCCTCATTGTCACTGCTACCTGA
- the SIMC1 gene encoding SUMO-interacting motif-containing protein 1 isoform X3 has protein sequence MADSVLLISNSDSEGSRSPPPPPLRRRCRRPPPRRRALPPPAEIIDLTCEDTSTDPAPWSSFAIIDLTEDTCSPPHTTSWADQDPGQVPAAPAAHTSHPQLCSTTKQETESMSGPSPAAPWHGAPAEPSATTDTAESAENCSCFSPASSCHSSSCSPEQNCSTTTFNSDLGSLASMQLDSDLLSLSPSSLDSSSSWRASGPEEETPHLCQQRELPPRQSSAPAIPTTPGKARGPLLEAGNVPPHKAVQQVNPTRTKADSKAWLNKLHYFRRSGVQHLFLQGVAPNRETQQQKPELIPSGKLSMVRTTMEENFQEGTLHFLSEFVSRQHYPPKEIISYLIRQILLNPQQGEILKDTYMLLMKIQMLHPANTATVGWDWTLLKYIMEDQEKPPGRLLFLQYVVQTLEDDFQQNLRLRLLQKSIAKKVLSCDTCFNNVKEVVEWLVAAVTGVGFSQPQEQPQETTSSSAEARAEHSSSTLQLASTDQAEVAPPAVFAQKVVLLLQRMLSIAVEVDKSPNCSSCKIADVIFPFILNIPLRSQREAFLNTMESQLLRCKLLELLFQHSCDMPTTLPLSLAKILYFLNHSSVLLQYQDETPTWQRWDEMLQYLSLLLMSYQNVILDHLRSSVIDRMDLIIQKAKPKLQDSDDISHVDIQIKELFLIVTAT, from the exons ATGGCCGACAGCGTCCTCCTCATAAGCAACTCGGATTCTGAGGGCAGccgctcgccgccgccgccgcctctccGCCGTCGCTgtcgccgcccgccgccgcggcggcgcgCGCTGCCCCCCCCTGCG GAGATCATCGATCTGACCTGCGAGGACACGAGCACAGACCCAGCACCGTGGAGCAGCTTTGCCATCATTGACCTGACAGAGGACACATGCAGCCCTCCCCACACCACCAGCTGGGCTGACCAGGACCCCGGGCAGGTgcctgctgccccagcagcacacacatcccatccccagctctgctccaccaCAAAGCAAGAAACGGAGTCAATGTCAGGACCAAGCCCTGCAGCGCCCTGGCACGGTGCTCCTGCAGAGCCTAGTGccaccacagacacagcagAAAGTGCAGAGaactgcagctgcttctctcctgcctccagctgccacagctcctcctgcagcccagagcaGAACTGCAGCACTACCACTTTTAACAGTGACTTGGGCTCCCTGGCCAGCATGCAGCTGGACTCAGACCTGCTGTCTCTGTCCCCTTCCAGCctggacagcagcagcagctggagagccaGTGGCCCAGAGGAAGAGACTCCCCACCTCTGCCAGCAAAGGGAGCTCCCCCCGAGGCAGAGCTCCGCCCCAGCCATCCCCACAACCCCAGGGAAGGCCCGAGGGCCTTTGCTGGAAGCAGGTAACGTACCACCACACAAAGCAGTCCAGCAAGTGAACCCAACCAGGACCAAGGCTGACAGCAAGGCCTGGCTGAACAAACTGCACTATTTCAGGAGAAGCGGAGTTCAGCACCTCTTCCTCCAAGGCGTAGCACCCAACAGGGAAACACAGCAG CAGAAACCTGAGCTTATTCCCAGTGGGAAGCTGAGCATGGTGCGCACCACCATGGAGGAGAACTTCCAAGAAGGCACCTTGCATTTCCTGAGCGAGTTCGTCTCCCGACAGCACTATCCCCCCAAAGAAATCATCTCCTACCTGATCAGACAGATCCTGTTGAATCCCCAGCAAGGGGAGATCCTGAAGGACACCTACATGCTGCTGATGAAGATCCAAAT GCTCCATCCAGCCAACACcgccacagtgggatgggacTGGACGCTGCTGAAATACATCATGGAGGACCAG GAGAAGCCCCCTGGCCGGCTCCTCTTCCTGCAGTACGTGGTGCAGACCCTGGAGGATGACTTCCAGCAGAACCTGAGGTTGCGCCTGCTGCAGAAGTCGATTGCCAAGAAAGTGCTTTCGTGTGACACATGCTTCAACAATGTCAA GGAAGTGGTCGAATGGTTGGTCGCAGCAGTTACAGGAGTTGGGttctcccagccccaggagcagcCGCAAGAAACTACATCCTCTTCAGCAGAAGCAAGGGCTGAACACAGTTCATCTACACTACAGCTGGCCAGCACTGACCAGGCAGAGGTGGCTCCACCAGCTGTCTTTGCCCAGAA GGTGGTGCTCCTGCTCCAGCGGATGTTGTCCATCGCAGTGGAAGTGGACAAATCTCCCAACTGCAGCTCCTGTAAGATCGCAGATGTGATATTCCCATTTATACTGAATATTCCCCTGAGGAGCCAAAG GGAAGCTTTCTTAAACACCATGGAGAGCCAGCTCCTGCGCTGCAAACTGCTAGAGCTGTTGTTCCAACACAGTTGCGACATGCCCACAACCTTGCCCTTGTCTCTGGCCAAGATCCTGTATTTCCTGAATCactcctctgtgctgctgcaataCCAG GATGAAACACCAACATGGCAAAGATGGGATGAGATGCTGCAGTACTTGAGTTTGCTGCTGATGAGTTACCAAAATGTAATACTGG ACCACTTGCGGAGCTCAGTCATCGACCGGATGGACTTGATCATTCAGAAAGCCAAGCCCAAGCTCCAGGACAGTGACGACATCAGCCATGTGGACATTCAAATTAAG GAGTTGTTCCTCATTGTCACTGCTACCTGA
- the SIMC1 gene encoding SUMO-interacting motif-containing protein 1 isoform X2: MADSVLLISNSDSEGSRSPPPPPLRRRCRRPPPRRRALPPPAEIIDLTCEDTSTDPAPWSSFAIIDLTEDTCSPPHTTSWADQDPGQVPAAPAAHTSHPQLCSTTKQETESMSGPSPAAPWHGAPAEPSATTDTAESAENCSCFSPASSCHSSSCSPEQNCSTTTFNSDLGSLASMQLDSDLLSLSPSSLDSSSSWRASGPEEETPHLCQQRELPPRQSSAPAIPTTPGKARGPLLEAGNVPPHKAVQQVNPTRTKADSKAWLNKLHYFRRSGVQHLFLQGVAPNRETQQKPELIPSGKLSMVRTTMEENFQEGTLHFLSEFVSRQHYPPKEIISYLIRQILLNPQQGEILKDTYMLLMKIQMLHPANTATVGWDWTLLKYIMEDQEKPPGRLLFLQYVVQTLEDDFQQNLRLRLLQKSIAKKVLSCDTCFNNVKEVVEWLVAAVTGVGFSQPQEQPQETTSSSAEARAEHSSSTLQLASTDQAEVAPPAVFAQKVVLLLQRMLSIAVEVDKSPNCSSCKIADVIFPFILNIPLRSQREAFLNTMESQLLRCKLLELLFQHSCDMPTTLPLSLAKILYFLNHSSVLLQYQDETPTWQRWDEMLQYLSLLLMSYQNVILDHLRSSVIDRMDLIIQKAKPKLQDSDDISHVDIQIKVEDFISRMQQVLGQPFPLQITEKLSIFQELFLIVTAT; encoded by the exons ATGGCCGACAGCGTCCTCCTCATAAGCAACTCGGATTCTGAGGGCAGccgctcgccgccgccgccgcctctccGCCGTCGCTgtcgccgcccgccgccgcggcggcgcgCGCTGCCCCCCCCTGCG GAGATCATCGATCTGACCTGCGAGGACACGAGCACAGACCCAGCACCGTGGAGCAGCTTTGCCATCATTGACCTGACAGAGGACACATGCAGCCCTCCCCACACCACCAGCTGGGCTGACCAGGACCCCGGGCAGGTgcctgctgccccagcagcacacacatcccatccccagctctgctccaccaCAAAGCAAGAAACGGAGTCAATGTCAGGACCAAGCCCTGCAGCGCCCTGGCACGGTGCTCCTGCAGAGCCTAGTGccaccacagacacagcagAAAGTGCAGAGaactgcagctgcttctctcctgcctccagctgccacagctcctcctgcagcccagagcaGAACTGCAGCACTACCACTTTTAACAGTGACTTGGGCTCCCTGGCCAGCATGCAGCTGGACTCAGACCTGCTGTCTCTGTCCCCTTCCAGCctggacagcagcagcagctggagagccaGTGGCCCAGAGGAAGAGACTCCCCACCTCTGCCAGCAAAGGGAGCTCCCCCCGAGGCAGAGCTCCGCCCCAGCCATCCCCACAACCCCAGGGAAGGCCCGAGGGCCTTTGCTGGAAGCAGGTAACGTACCACCACACAAAGCAGTCCAGCAAGTGAACCCAACCAGGACCAAGGCTGACAGCAAGGCCTGGCTGAACAAACTGCACTATTTCAGGAGAAGCGGAGTTCAGCACCTCTTCCTCCAAGGCGTAGCACCCAACAGGGAAACACAGCAG AAACCTGAGCTTATTCCCAGTGGGAAGCTGAGCATGGTGCGCACCACCATGGAGGAGAACTTCCAAGAAGGCACCTTGCATTTCCTGAGCGAGTTCGTCTCCCGACAGCACTATCCCCCCAAAGAAATCATCTCCTACCTGATCAGACAGATCCTGTTGAATCCCCAGCAAGGGGAGATCCTGAAGGACACCTACATGCTGCTGATGAAGATCCAAAT GCTCCATCCAGCCAACACcgccacagtgggatgggacTGGACGCTGCTGAAATACATCATGGAGGACCAG GAGAAGCCCCCTGGCCGGCTCCTCTTCCTGCAGTACGTGGTGCAGACCCTGGAGGATGACTTCCAGCAGAACCTGAGGTTGCGCCTGCTGCAGAAGTCGATTGCCAAGAAAGTGCTTTCGTGTGACACATGCTTCAACAATGTCAA GGAAGTGGTCGAATGGTTGGTCGCAGCAGTTACAGGAGTTGGGttctcccagccccaggagcagcCGCAAGAAACTACATCCTCTTCAGCAGAAGCAAGGGCTGAACACAGTTCATCTACACTACAGCTGGCCAGCACTGACCAGGCAGAGGTGGCTCCACCAGCTGTCTTTGCCCAGAA GGTGGTGCTCCTGCTCCAGCGGATGTTGTCCATCGCAGTGGAAGTGGACAAATCTCCCAACTGCAGCTCCTGTAAGATCGCAGATGTGATATTCCCATTTATACTGAATATTCCCCTGAGGAGCCAAAG GGAAGCTTTCTTAAACACCATGGAGAGCCAGCTCCTGCGCTGCAAACTGCTAGAGCTGTTGTTCCAACACAGTTGCGACATGCCCACAACCTTGCCCTTGTCTCTGGCCAAGATCCTGTATTTCCTGAATCactcctctgtgctgctgcaataCCAG GATGAAACACCAACATGGCAAAGATGGGATGAGATGCTGCAGTACTTGAGTTTGCTGCTGATGAGTTACCAAAATGTAATACTGG ACCACTTGCGGAGCTCAGTCATCGACCGGATGGACTTGATCATTCAGAAAGCCAAGCCCAAGCTCCAGGACAGTGACGACATCAGCCATGTGGACATTCAAATTAAGGTAGAGGACTTCATCAGCCGAATGCAGCAGGTCCTGGGGCAGCCTTTTCCCCTGCAGATCACGGAGAAATTGTCCATATTTCAGGAGTTGTTCCTCATTGTCACTGCTACCTGA